In Bradyrhizobium lablabi, one DNA window encodes the following:
- a CDS encoding sulfatase-like hydrolase/transferase, whose product MKAKNLLILMSDQHSRALMGCYGHKLVSTPHLDALAARGTRFTDCWTPSPVCVPARASFATGKYIHQIGYWDNADPYDGSVPSWHHRLRDAGHQVVSVGKLHFRSDDDDSGFSESIVPMQVIEGKGDLMGLIRDDLPVRGAAYKMARMAGPGESPYTQYDREIAARAQVWLHQEAPKYQDRPWVLFVSFVAPHYPLTAPPEHYFRYFNDPKLPMPRFYQQDERPTHPFVRDYAASFNFDDYFKTQEDIRRAVAGYYGLCSFMDEQAGKVLNALADAGLSNDTRVIYTSDHGDALGKRGLWGKSTLYEETCGVPLIVAGEGIPKRHIVDTPANLVDIYPFIIDCVGESGRGMIDADHPGVSLARLADGEKPQRTVLSEYHGMGSTTGAFAIRLGKFKYVHYAKYPPQLFDLAADPEEVKDLSAEPQFAEVLAQCEAALRAMLSPEDVDARAKKRQAEQLQRHGGREAVIARGDLGFSPPPGIRAEFH is encoded by the coding sequence ATGAAGGCGAAGAACCTGCTGATCCTGATGTCGGACCAGCACAGCCGCGCGCTGATGGGCTGTTACGGGCACAAGCTCGTGTCCACTCCCCACCTCGACGCGCTGGCGGCGCGCGGCACCCGCTTTACCGATTGCTGGACGCCGTCGCCGGTCTGCGTCCCCGCGCGCGCCTCTTTTGCCACCGGCAAATACATTCACCAGATCGGATATTGGGACAACGCCGATCCCTATGACGGCTCGGTTCCGAGCTGGCATCACCGCCTGCGCGATGCCGGCCACCAGGTCGTGTCCGTCGGCAAGCTTCACTTTCGCTCGGATGACGATGACAGCGGATTTTCGGAATCGATCGTTCCGATGCAGGTCATCGAGGGCAAGGGCGATCTGATGGGCCTGATCCGCGACGACCTGCCGGTGCGCGGCGCGGCCTACAAGATGGCGCGCATGGCGGGGCCGGGCGAGTCGCCCTACACCCAATATGATCGGGAGATTGCGGCGCGCGCGCAGGTCTGGCTGCATCAGGAGGCGCCGAAATATCAGGACAGGCCGTGGGTGCTGTTCGTCTCGTTCGTGGCGCCGCATTACCCGCTGACGGCGCCGCCGGAGCATTACTTCCGCTATTTCAACGATCCGAAGCTTCCGATGCCGCGCTTTTACCAGCAGGACGAACGGCCGACCCACCCCTTCGTGCGCGACTATGCGGCGTCCTTTAATTTCGACGACTATTTCAAGACGCAAGAAGACATCCGGCGCGCGGTTGCGGGTTATTACGGCCTCTGCAGCTTCATGGACGAACAAGCCGGCAAGGTGCTCAATGCGCTCGCCGACGCCGGGTTATCGAATGACACGCGCGTCATCTATACCAGCGATCACGGTGATGCGCTCGGCAAGCGCGGCCTGTGGGGCAAATCGACACTTTACGAAGAGACCTGCGGCGTGCCGCTGATCGTCGCCGGCGAGGGCATTCCCAAACGGCACATCGTCGATACGCCGGCCAATCTCGTCGATATCTATCCCTTCATCATCGACTGCGTCGGCGAAAGCGGGCGCGGCATGATCGATGCCGATCATCCCGGCGTATCGCTGGCGCGGCTCGCCGATGGCGAGAAACCGCAACGCACGGTATTGAGCGAATATCACGGCATGGGATCGACCACGGGCGCCTTCGCGATCCGCCTCGGCAAATTCAAGTATGTGCATTATGCGAAATATCCGCCGCAGCTGTTCGATCTGGCCGCCGATCCCGAGGAAGTAAAGGATCTTTCCGCCGAACCGCAATTCGCCGAAGTTCTCGCGCAATGCGAAGCCGCGCTGCGGGCGATGCTTTCCCCGGAAGATGTCGACGCCCGTGCCAAGAAACGTCAGGCCGAACAGTTGCAGCGACATGGCGGACGCGAGGCCGTCATCGCGCGCGGCGATCTTGGTTTCTCGCCGCCTCCAGGTATTCGGGCTGAATTCCACTGA
- a CDS encoding Bug family tripartite tricarboxylate transporter substrate binding protein: MLRFLSFCLLLLFGSAPAWAQQWPQRPVHVIVAYPAGGGADTIARVLAQKLGDIFNQSFVVENKSGASGMIGAATVAKSAPDGYLLLVASPAEVALNQNLFKDMNYDPLNDLTPITLLAWTPLVLAAHPSFAASTPEEFIKLAQGEQVDFSTPGIGSSHHLAGEYINALRHTKLVHVPYRGAAPAVTDAVSGQVKLTISGMPPVVPFLQSHMLKAIAVTSKQRSPQFPDIPALAEVKGFEDFDFTNWFGLLARAGTPPEILDRLHKASIDALNDPQVQKILASQAAVPVGDTPAEFRAFIRTEAAKYAGIVDITHLQLK; this comes from the coding sequence ATGTTGCGATTTCTGTCGTTCTGCCTGTTGTTGCTGTTCGGTTCTGCGCCCGCATGGGCGCAGCAATGGCCGCAGCGGCCGGTGCATGTGATCGTGGCGTATCCCGCCGGCGGCGGCGCCGATACGATCGCACGCGTGCTGGCGCAGAAGCTTGGCGATATCTTCAACCAATCTTTCGTGGTCGAGAACAAGTCTGGCGCCAGTGGCATGATCGGCGCTGCGACTGTCGCGAAATCGGCGCCGGACGGATATCTGCTGCTCGTCGCCTCGCCGGCGGAGGTCGCGCTCAATCAGAATCTCTTCAAGGACATGAACTACGATCCGCTCAACGACCTGACGCCGATCACGCTACTGGCCTGGACGCCGCTGGTACTGGCCGCGCATCCGAGCTTCGCCGCCTCGACGCCGGAAGAATTCATCAAACTTGCGCAGGGCGAGCAGGTTGATTTCTCGACGCCGGGTATAGGCAGTTCGCATCACCTCGCCGGCGAATACATCAACGCCCTGCGGCACACCAAGCTCGTGCATGTGCCGTATCGGGGGGCCGCGCCCGCGGTCACCGACGCCGTGTCCGGCCAGGTCAAGCTCACGATTTCCGGCATGCCGCCGGTGGTGCCGTTCCTGCAATCGCACATGCTGAAGGCGATCGCCGTCACCAGCAAACAGCGCTCGCCGCAATTTCCCGACATTCCCGCCTTGGCCGAGGTCAAGGGTTTTGAGGATTTCGATTTCACCAACTGGTTCGGGTTGCTGGCGCGCGCCGGCACGCCGCCGGAGATTCTCGACCGGCTGCACAAGGCTTCGATCGACGCGCTGAACGATCCACAGGTCCAGAAAATTCTGGCGAGCCAGGCCGCGGTCCCGGTGGGCGACACGCCGGCCGAATTTCGTGCCTTCATCCGCACTGAGGCGGCGAAATATGCCGGGATTGTCGACATCACCCATCTCCAGTTGAAGTGA
- a CDS encoding GntR family transcriptional regulator, with product MIDSIQARVAAAHAATGPKYQILRDAILGAITSGEAIPGMRLPTEAELSKLLPYSLGTIQKAYGQLVQDGVVVRSRGRGSFIAPIQRQMAEPRHCRFLGDDGTILPVYPHLVGHQQVRTERRWTELFGSGVKVARIDRVISINHEFEVFSRFFAPQAITRKLLNRARNDAESANFKLIMLRELGMPITRIVQTIVRTDDNPKKQLGWRPHLVLEATAYTGEGEVAYFQEIYIPPVDRKLLFDSDLRL from the coding sequence ATGATCGATAGCATTCAGGCGCGGGTAGCGGCCGCGCACGCGGCCACCGGCCCGAAATATCAGATTCTGCGCGATGCGATTCTCGGCGCCATCACCAGTGGGGAGGCGATCCCCGGAATGCGTCTGCCGACCGAAGCCGAACTCTCCAAGCTGCTTCCCTACAGTCTAGGGACGATTCAAAAGGCCTACGGGCAATTAGTGCAGGACGGCGTCGTCGTACGTTCGCGCGGCCGCGGCAGCTTCATCGCACCGATCCAGCGGCAGATGGCCGAACCCCGGCATTGCCGCTTCCTCGGCGACGACGGAACTATACTGCCGGTCTACCCTCACCTCGTCGGACATCAGCAGGTGCGCACCGAGAGGCGCTGGACCGAACTGTTTGGATCGGGAGTGAAGGTGGCCCGGATCGATCGCGTCATCTCGATCAACCATGAATTTGAAGTCTTCAGCCGGTTCTTCGCCCCGCAAGCAATCACCCGGAAACTCCTCAACCGGGCGCGCAACGACGCGGAAAGCGCCAATTTCAAGCTGATCATGTTGCGCGAGTTGGGAATGCCAATCACGCGCATCGTGCAGACGATCGTTCGCACCGACGATAATCCGAAGAAACAGCTGGGCTGGCGGCCGCATCTCGTTCTCGAGGCGACCGCTTATACCGGGGAAGGCGAGGTCGCGTATTTTCAGGAAATCTACATTCCGCCCGTCGACCGCAAGCTGCTGTTCGATTCCGATCTCCGCCTCTAG
- the htpG gene encoding molecular chaperone HtpG yields MTTDTIAEHKPFQAEVAELLNLMVHSVYSETDIFLRELISNASDALDRLRYEAIANPDLTADGELPKIRIVPDKKAGTLAVIDNGIGMDRQELIDNLGTIARSGTKSFLSRLTEAKDGAGLIGQFGVGFYAAFMVADRIVVTSRRAGAAEVWTWTSSGGNGFDIAPATDEDAKPITRGTEIVLHLKPDAQKYLEVYEIERIVGAYSDNIQFPIELKPEEGEPRQINSASALWQRPKSELTAEDYKQAYRSIAGAFDEPAMTLHYRAEGRQSYAVLLFAPSTKPFDLFEPNRKGHVKLYVRRVFIADDADLLPGYLRFIRGVIDSEDLPLNISREMLQNNPQLVQIRKAVTGRVIGELESLSEKEPETFAKIWDAFGPVIKEGIWEDFERREKLLALSRFSTTAGEKRSLKQYAESLKPNQTEIYYLVGDSIERLKSNPKLESANARGIEVLLLTDPVDAFWTSAPLDFGGKPLKSLSQGDVDFGLVPLLDDKVGDNEKPAADEAATIAVIKDALGERVSDVRASQRLTTSASCLVAEGAGRDRALERLLAQQNRGAVTKPILEINMRHPLVAAIAGGKDEARDLSLLLFEQAQILDGELPEDPAAFANRLNQLVLRGLPLKGGETG; encoded by the coding sequence ATGACGACGGATACGATTGCCGAGCACAAGCCATTTCAGGCCGAAGTGGCCGAGCTGTTGAACCTGATGGTGCACTCCGTTTATTCGGAGACCGACATTTTCCTTCGCGAACTGATTTCGAATGCGTCTGACGCGCTTGACAGGCTCCGCTACGAGGCGATCGCAAATCCGGACCTCACCGCCGACGGCGAGCTGCCGAAAATCCGCATCGTGCCCGACAAGAAGGCCGGCACGCTTGCCGTGATCGATAACGGCATCGGCATGGATCGGCAGGAACTGATCGACAATCTCGGCACCATCGCGCGCTCCGGCACCAAATCATTTTTGTCGCGTCTCACGGAGGCCAAGGACGGCGCCGGCCTGATCGGCCAGTTCGGGGTCGGCTTTTACGCTGCCTTCATGGTGGCCGATCGCATCGTCGTCACCAGCCGCCGCGCGGGGGCGGCCGAGGTCTGGACCTGGACGTCGTCGGGAGGCAACGGATTCGATATCGCGCCCGCCACCGATGAAGATGCAAAGCCCATCACGAGGGGCACCGAAATCGTTCTGCACCTAAAACCGGACGCGCAAAAATATCTGGAAGTTTACGAGATCGAACGGATCGTCGGCGCCTATTCCGACAACATCCAGTTCCCGATCGAGCTCAAGCCGGAGGAAGGCGAGCCGCGGCAGATCAATTCGGCGAGCGCGTTGTGGCAGCGGCCGAAATCGGAATTGACGGCGGAAGATTACAAGCAGGCCTACCGTTCGATCGCCGGCGCCTTCGACGAGCCGGCGATGACGCTGCATTATCGCGCCGAAGGCCGGCAGTCCTATGCGGTGCTGTTGTTTGCGCCCTCGACAAAGCCGTTCGATCTGTTCGAGCCGAACCGTAAAGGACATGTCAAACTATATGTCCGCCGCGTCTTCATTGCCGACGATGCCGATCTGTTGCCCGGCTATCTCCGCTTCATCCGCGGCGTGATCGACAGCGAAGACCTTCCGCTCAATATTTCCAGGGAAATGCTGCAGAACAATCCGCAGCTTGTGCAGATCAGAAAGGCCGTCACCGGCCGCGTGATCGGCGAACTGGAATCCTTAAGCGAGAAAGAGCCCGAGACGTTTGCCAAGATCTGGGACGCGTTCGGCCCGGTGATCAAGGAAGGCATCTGGGAGGATTTTGAGCGCCGCGAGAAATTGCTGGCGTTATCGCGCTTCTCTACGACAGCGGGCGAGAAGCGCTCGCTGAAGCAATATGCCGAAAGCCTGAAACCGAACCAGACCGAGATTTACTATCTGGTCGGCGACAGCATCGAGCGCTTGAAATCCAATCCCAAGCTGGAATCGGCCAACGCCCGCGGCATCGAGGTGCTGCTGCTGACCGACCCGGTCGATGCGTTCTGGACCTCGGCGCCGCTCGATTTCGGCGGCAAGCCGCTCAAATCGCTGAGCCAGGGCGACGTCGATTTCGGGCTTGTCCCTTTGCTCGACGATAAAGTGGGCGACAACGAAAAACCTGCCGCCGACGAGGCCGCAACGATCGCCGTGATCAAGGATGCGCTGGGCGAGCGGGTCTCCGATGTGCGGGCCTCGCAGCGGCTCACCACCAGCGCCTCATGCCTGGTGGCGGAAGGCGCGGGGCGGGATCGTGCGCTCGAGCGGTTGCTGGCGCAGCAAAACCGGGGCGCCGTGACAAAACCGATCCTCGAGATCAACATGCGCCATCCCCTCGTCGCCGCCATCGCCGGCGGGAAAGACGAGGCGCGCGATCTGTCGCTGCTGCTGTTCGAGCAGGCGCAGATTCTCGACGGCGAGTTGCCGGAGGATCCGGCCGCGTTCGCCAACCGGCTCAATCAATTGGTGCTGCGCGGCTTGCCGTTGAAGGGCGGCGAAACCGGCTAA
- a CDS encoding MFS transporter: MSTEIISAERPAAVDGLPAERRAWAAAAIFTALAMASLDTAIANIALPAIAADLHVGPADVIWVVNVYQIALVATLLPLGALGEIVGHHRIYLSGLLLFTLASLLCACAWSLESLLIARVLQGLGASGIMSVNTALVRYVYPGRLQGRGFGNNAMVVATAFTLGPTIASGILAIGPWSWLFAVNIPFGVAAMLIGLKTLPRTPRATHAFDFPGALLAASCLGLFILGIGSAAHHARIELVLSELAAAVLLGFIVIRRQADHPAPMLPIDLFRRPLFALSTATAICSFAVQGLAFVSLPFYFEDVLGRSQVETGFFMTPWPLVVAVMAPIAGRLSDRYPAGILGSIGLALLGVGMGLLAMLPANPHLLDIVWRMAICGCGFGFFQAPNMKALMSSAPPGRSGAASSIVATARLTGQTTGAALAALCFNLAGREGATTALVLGAGFAAIGCVMSSLRLMVRAQ, encoded by the coding sequence ATGTCGACGGAAATAATCTCGGCGGAGCGCCCGGCCGCAGTCGATGGCCTGCCGGCGGAACGCCGGGCATGGGCGGCGGCCGCGATTTTCACCGCGCTCGCGATGGCCTCGCTCGATACGGCGATCGCCAATATCGCGCTCCCCGCCATCGCCGCCGATCTGCATGTCGGCCCGGCCGACGTCATCTGGGTGGTGAACGTCTACCAGATTGCTCTGGTGGCAACGCTGTTGCCGCTCGGCGCGCTTGGTGAAATCGTCGGTCATCACCGGATTTATCTCAGTGGCCTCTTGCTGTTCACGCTGGCGTCGCTGCTCTGCGCCTGCGCCTGGTCATTGGAAAGCCTGTTGATCGCGCGGGTGCTGCAGGGGCTGGGCGCCAGCGGCATCATGAGCGTGAATACGGCGCTGGTTCGTTACGTTTATCCGGGCCGCCTGCAGGGCCGCGGTTTCGGGAACAACGCGATGGTGGTCGCGACCGCCTTCACGCTCGGCCCGACGATTGCCTCCGGCATCCTGGCGATCGGGCCGTGGAGCTGGTTGTTCGCCGTCAACATCCCGTTCGGCGTGGCGGCGATGCTGATCGGCCTGAAGACGTTGCCGCGGACCCCGAGGGCGACGCATGCCTTCGATTTTCCCGGCGCGCTGCTCGCCGCAAGCTGTCTCGGCCTTTTCATTCTGGGAATCGGAAGTGCGGCGCATCACGCGCGGATCGAACTTGTCTTGTCCGAACTTGCCGCCGCCGTGCTGCTGGGCTTTATCGTGATCCGCCGGCAGGCCGATCATCCGGCGCCGATGCTGCCGATCGACCTGTTTCGCCGGCCGCTGTTCGCGCTGTCGACGGCGACCGCGATCTGCTCGTTTGCGGTGCAGGGCCTGGCGTTCGTCTCGCTGCCATTTTATTTCGAGGACGTTCTCGGCAGATCGCAGGTCGAGACCGGGTTCTTCATGACCCCGTGGCCGCTGGTGGTCGCGGTGATGGCGCCGATCGCGGGACGGCTGTCCGATCGCTACCCCGCGGGCATCCTCGGCAGCATCGGCCTCGCTTTGCTTGGTGTCGGGATGGGGCTGTTGGCGATGCTTCCTGCAAATCCGCATCTCCTCGACATCGTCTGGCGGATGGCGATCTGCGGATGCGGCTTCGGCTTTTTCCAGGCCCCGAACATGAAGGCGCTGATGTCCAGCGCCCCTCCCGGCCGCAGCGGAGCCGCGAGCAGCATCGTGGCGACCGCACGCCTGACCGGGCAAACCACCGGCGCGGCGCTGGCGGCGCTGTGCTTTAACCTCGCCGGCCGTGAAGGCGCCACCACCGCGCTGGTGCTCGGCGCGGGATTCGCCGCGATTGGATGCGTGATGAGCAGCCTGCGGCTGATGGTCAGGGCGCAATAA
- a CDS encoding metal-dependent hydrolase family protein yields the protein MTVHHFKNFEMLDPDAGELRGGYELVVEGDRIKEVSAGPIKLAEAGVIDCGGRTLMPGLIDSHVHVVLSEVALRNLESVPLTLMTARAAELMRRMLDRGFTSVRDTGGADWGLKEATEKWLLPGPRLFIAGRAIGPTGGHSDGRRRTDLGARCHCCNALTFAMGIADGVSEVRRVVREEMRQGCDQVKIMMSGGVASPYDPLDSLQFSVDEVTAAVEEARAFGRYVCAHAYTPEAITRAAHAGVRTIEHGNLIDDASARLMAEKGMFLVANLVTYFEMKKRAAEYGMSSDMLAKNDLVIEGALKSLEICKRHGVPVAYGTDLLGQLQVAQSEEFALRAQVLSPAEIIRSATTIGAQVVRMEGKLGCLKPDAFADLLVVDGNPLKTLTLLQGQGRHLSAIMKGGRFHKNRLQ from the coding sequence ATGACCGTCCACCATTTCAAGAATTTCGAGATGCTCGATCCCGACGCCGGGGAATTGCGTGGCGGTTACGAACTTGTCGTCGAAGGCGACAGGATCAAGGAAGTATCAGCCGGGCCGATTAAGCTGGCAGAGGCCGGCGTCATCGACTGTGGCGGGCGCACGCTGATGCCCGGCCTGATCGACAGCCATGTGCATGTGGTGCTCTCGGAGGTCGCGCTCCGCAACCTCGAAAGCGTGCCGTTGACGCTGATGACCGCGCGCGCCGCCGAATTGATGCGCAGGATGCTCGACCGTGGTTTTACCAGCGTACGCGACACCGGCGGCGCCGACTGGGGCCTGAAGGAGGCCACGGAAAAATGGCTGCTGCCGGGGCCACGGCTGTTCATCGCCGGGCGCGCGATCGGCCCGACCGGCGGCCACAGCGACGGCCGCCGCCGCACCGATCTGGGCGCGCGCTGCCACTGCTGTAACGCGCTGACCTTCGCCATGGGCATCGCCGATGGCGTTTCCGAGGTCCGCCGCGTGGTGCGCGAGGAGATGCGCCAGGGCTGCGACCAGGTGAAGATCATGATGTCCGGCGGCGTCGCCTCGCCCTATGATCCCCTCGATAGCCTGCAGTTCTCGGTCGACGAGGTGACGGCCGCCGTGGAAGAGGCGCGCGCCTTCGGCCGCTATGTCTGCGCCCACGCCTACACGCCGGAAGCCATCACCCGCGCCGCGCATGCCGGCGTGCGCACCATCGAGCACGGCAACCTGATCGATGATGCTTCCGCCAGGCTGATGGCCGAGAAGGGCATGTTCCTGGTCGCCAATCTCGTCACCTATTTCGAGATGAAGAAGCGTGCCGCCGAATACGGCATGAGTTCGGACATGCTGGCCAAGAACGACCTCGTCATCGAAGGCGCCCTGAAATCGCTCGAGATTTGCAAGCGCCACGGCGTTCCCGTCGCCTACGGCACCGATCTGCTCGGCCAGTTGCAGGTGGCGCAGTCGGAGGAATTTGCGCTGCGCGCGCAAGTGCTGTCGCCGGCCGAAATCATCCGCTCGGCCACCACGATCGGCGCGCAAGTGGTGCGGATGGAGGGCAAGCTCGGCTGCCTGAAGCCGGACGCCTTCGCCGATCTGCTCGTCGTCGATGGCAATCCGCTAAAAACCCTGACGCTGTTACAGGGCCAAGGCCGGCACCTTTCGGCGATCATGAAGGGCGGGCGCTTCCACAAGAACCGGCTGCAGTGA
- a CDS encoding metal-dependent hydrolase family protein encodes MSQQILFRNFELLEPSFGELRGGYELLVEGDTVKELSATPIKTTEAGVIDCGKRTLMPGLIDSHVHAIHSEVNVRFMEMMPLTLITARAATRLRAMLDRGFTTVRDTGGADWGIKTAIETGHIVGPRLFIAGQSIGPTGGHSDSRRRTNRGGECVCCNGLQFKSAVADGVDEVRKSAREQMRQGADHVKIMMSGGVASPYDPLDSLQFSDGEVSAAVEEATAFGRYVCAHAYSAEAISRAARLGVRTIEHGNLIDDASARLMAEKGMYLVANLVTYYAMKDRAAQYGMIGESLAKNEIVLQGGLKSLEICKRHDIPVAYGSDLLGELHWDQSKEFTIRQEVVSPIEIIRSATTIGAEILRMKGKVGTLQPGAFADAILVDGNPLKDLALLGDQGKHLSLIMKAGILHKNRLN; translated from the coding sequence ATGTCCCAGCAAATCCTGTTCAGGAATTTCGAACTGCTCGAACCTTCCTTCGGCGAGCTTCGCGGCGGCTACGAGCTGCTGGTCGAGGGCGACACCGTCAAGGAGCTCAGCGCGACGCCGATCAAAACCACCGAAGCTGGCGTGATCGACTGCGGCAAGCGCACCTTGATGCCGGGGCTGATCGACAGCCACGTCCATGCCATCCACAGCGAGGTCAATGTTCGCTTCATGGAGATGATGCCGCTGACGCTGATCACCGCGCGTGCGGCGACGCGATTGCGCGCCATGCTCGACCGCGGTTTTACGACGGTGCGCGACACCGGCGGGGCCGACTGGGGCATCAAGACCGCCATCGAAACCGGACATATCGTCGGCCCGAGGCTTTTTATCGCGGGCCAGTCGATCGGCCCCACCGGCGGCCATTCGGATTCGCGCCGGCGCACCAACAGAGGCGGCGAATGCGTCTGCTGCAACGGCCTGCAGTTCAAATCCGCCGTCGCCGACGGCGTCGACGAGGTCCGCAAATCCGCCCGCGAGCAGATGCGCCAGGGCGCCGACCATGTGAAGATCATGATGTCCGGCGGCGTCGCCTCGCCCTACGATCCGCTCGACAGCTTGCAATTCTCCGATGGCGAAGTCAGCGCCGCGGTGGAAGAGGCAACCGCCTTCGGCCGCTACGTCTGCGCCCATGCCTATTCCGCCGAGGCCATCAGCCGCGCCGCGCGGCTTGGCGTCCGCACCATCGAGCACGGCAATCTGATCGACGACGCGTCCGCCAGACTGATGGCGGAAAAGGGCATGTACCTGGTTGCGAACCTCGTCACTTATTACGCGATGAAAGACCGGGCCGCCCAGTACGGCATGATCGGCGAAAGCCTCGCCAAGAACGAAATCGTGCTGCAGGGCGGGCTGAAGTCGCTCGAGATCTGCAAGCGCCATGACATCCCCGTCGCCTATGGCAGCGATTTGCTCGGCGAGTTGCACTGGGACCAGTCGAAGGAGTTCACGATCCGCCAGGAAGTCGTCTCGCCGATCGAGATCATCCGCTCGGCGACCACGATCGGCGCCGAAATCCTGCGTATGAAGGGCAAAGTGGGCACCTTGCAGCCGGGCGCCTTTGCCGACGCCATCCTTGTGGACGGCAATCCGCTGAAAGACCTTGCGCTGCTGGGCGATCAAGGCAAACATCTCTCTCTGATCATGAAGGCAGGGATCTTGCATAAGAACCGGCTGAATTGA
- a CDS encoding ABC transporter permease, translated as MIVVQGWTSSRMVGRMALRAAAGVSLAYILLPMFFVIWLAFFAQEIPSFPPEGYSLKWFRAIASNDRFVTGFLLSLQVALVATSIGLAIGVPAAVCLVRGRFAGREAVNNLLLLPLIVPGIVLGIALYVFHVEAEIATGWPILGSLSGLIAGHVLITVPWTVRLITASLVGMDRTVEEAAQNLGADRLTTFRRVTLPAILPGIVAAALFGFIASFGNLEMSLFLVGPGRTTLPIAILQYLEWKIDPTIAAVSVLQILFIGGAMLLTDRFVKIGRVV; from the coding sequence TTGATCGTCGTACAGGGGTGGACATCATCACGCATGGTCGGCCGCATGGCGCTTCGAGCCGCGGCCGGCGTGTCGCTAGCGTATATCCTGCTGCCGATGTTTTTCGTGATCTGGCTGGCGTTCTTCGCGCAGGAAATTCCGTCGTTCCCCCCGGAAGGCTATTCGCTGAAATGGTTTCGGGCCATTGCCAGCAATGACCGATTCGTCACGGGATTTCTGCTCAGCCTGCAGGTCGCGCTGGTCGCGACATCGATCGGCCTCGCGATCGGCGTTCCCGCAGCGGTTTGCCTGGTGCGAGGGCGTTTTGCCGGACGTGAGGCAGTGAACAATCTTTTGCTGCTGCCGCTGATCGTGCCGGGCATCGTGCTTGGCATCGCGCTCTATGTCTTCCATGTCGAAGCCGAGATCGCGACCGGCTGGCCGATCCTCGGTTCGCTCAGTGGCCTGATCGCCGGCCATGTGCTGATCACCGTTCCCTGGACGGTGCGCCTGATCACGGCAAGCCTCGTCGGCATGGATCGCACCGTGGAGGAAGCCGCCCAAAACCTCGGCGCCGATCGCCTGACCACGTTCCGGCGCGTCACCCTGCCCGCCATTTTGCCGGGCATCGTCGCGGCCGCCTTGTTTGGCTTCATCGCCTCGTTCGGGAATCTGGAAATGAGCCTGTTCCTGGTCGGTCCCGGGCGCACGACGCTGCCAATCGCGATCCTGCAATATCTAGAGTGGAAGATCGACCCGACGATTGCAGCGGTGTCGGTGCTGCAGATCCTGTTTATCGGCGGCGCCATGCTGCTGACCGATCGCTTCGTCAAAATAGGCCGTGTGGTCTGA
- a CDS encoding ABC transporter ATP-binding protein, with product MSSVTKSYGDFKAVDDVSLEIADGEFLVLLGPSGCGKTTTLRIVAGFVEPTAGSVRLGKDDITALPPWKRNAGLVFQSYALFPHMTVNENIAFGLEMRRMPKAEMAPKITEALRLVRLDHLGDRLPRQLSGGQQQRVALARALVFRPDVLLLDEPLSNLDAKLRGEVRVEIRELQRKLGLTTVMVTHDQEEALTMADRLVVMSEGRIRQIGSQQDLYERPAEKFVADFVGRSTFIDGRRDGPGRFVSAGGLIVACEGNGSGSASLALRPERLALMSAAAAAMDNCFPGTVEFISYLGSQVDLHVRLSPKERVIVQIQNRPEAPLPVIGEQVHVGWSKSTGRVFQS from the coding sequence TTGAGTAGCGTCACCAAGTCCTACGGCGACTTCAAGGCTGTTGACGATGTCTCGCTCGAGATCGCCGATGGCGAATTCCTGGTGCTGCTCGGCCCCTCCGGCTGCGGCAAGACCACGACATTGCGCATCGTCGCCGGTTTCGTCGAGCCGACCGCCGGCAGCGTGCGCCTCGGCAAGGATGACATTACCGCGCTGCCGCCGTGGAAACGCAACGCCGGGCTCGTGTTCCAGAGCTATGCGCTGTTCCCGCATATGACGGTGAACGAGAACATCGCCTTCGGCCTCGAGATGCGCAGGATGCCGAAGGCCGAGATGGCGCCGAAGATCACGGAAGCCTTGCGCCTGGTGCGGCTCGATCATCTCGGCGACCGGCTGCCGCGGCAATTATCCGGCGGCCAGCAGCAGCGCGTCGCGCTGGCGCGCGCGCTGGTGTTCCGGCCCGACGTGCTGCTGCTCGATGAGCCCTTGTCCAATCTCGATGCCAAGTTGCGCGGTGAGGTGCGGGTCGAAATCCGCGAATTGCAGCGAAAACTCGGACTAACCACTGTGATGGTGACCCACGACCAGGAGGAGGCGTTGACCATGGCTGACCGCCTTGTCGTCATGAGCGAGGGCCGGATCCGCCAGATCGGATCGCAGCAGGATCTCTACGAGCGGCCTGCGGAAAAATTCGTCGCCGATTTCGTCGGCCGCTCGACCTTTATCGATGGCCGCCGGGATGGCCCCGGGCGCTTCGTCTCGGCCGGCGGTCTCATCGTCGCCTGCGAAGGCAACGGCAGCGGCAGCGCATCGCTGGCGCTGCGCCCCGAACGGCTGGCGCTGATGTCGGCGGCGGCAGCTGCGATGGACAACTGCTTTCCCGGAACGGTCGAATTCATCTCCTATCTCGGATCGCAGGTCGATCTGCACGTCCGCCTGTCGCCAAAGGAACGCGTCATCGTGCAAATCCAGAACCGGCCGGAAGCGCCGCTGCCGGTGATCGGAGAACAGGTCCATGTCGGCTGGAGCAAATCGACAGGCCGGGTGTTTCAATCATAA